One window of Methanothermobacter tenebrarum genomic DNA carries:
- the cas7i gene encoding type I-B CRISPR-associated protein Cas7/Cst2/DevR, whose product MSRKFVNIGYITRVSIDNLNSSENPGNMVVLKKVQDSKGNYFPYVSGQALRYYLKETMNQLGMKITKLDKNGEYVIETKSKGDERYREILDNHPDLDLFGFMEAAKGSGKMALRRWSPVKVSPLISIFPWKGESDLLTRKKEGQEGGDLVKVEINTFNFMKGNIVMDIDAIGSTVDELNYDIETVIGPEEKKSRIGYLVDAIKNIDGGAKKARLLDDLTPKLVVLTLQKAGTPIFLNALDVDENGNVKIEYIKEIIDEFNEIIEDYCIGIRSGIFSNEEEIKSEFNDKVTSVNRALDRVKEWV is encoded by the coding sequence ATGAGCAGAAAATTTGTGAATATTGGATACATAACCCGGGTCAGCATCGACAACCTCAACAGCAGTGAAAACCCTGGGAACATGGTAGTTCTGAAGAAAGTTCAGGACAGTAAAGGAAACTATTTCCCATACGTGTCAGGACAGGCATTGAGATACTACCTGAAGGAGACAATGAACCAGCTTGGAATGAAAATTACAAAATTAGATAAGAACGGCGAATATGTAATTGAAACTAAAAGTAAGGGAGATGAGAGATACAGGGAGATACTGGATAACCATCCTGACCTTGATCTGTTTGGTTTCATGGAAGCCGCTAAGGGTTCGGGGAAAATGGCTCTTAGGCGCTGGTCCCCTGTAAAGGTGTCACCATTAATAAGCATCTTCCCATGGAAGGGGGAGAGCGATCTCCTCACAAGGAAGAAGGAAGGCCAGGAAGGAGGGGATCTTGTAAAAGTTGAAATCAACACCTTTAATTTCATGAAAGGAAATATCGTAATGGATATTGACGCCATAGGCTCAACTGTTGACGAGCTGAATTATGATATCGAGACCGTCATAGGACCTGAAGAGAAAAAATCAAGGATAGGGTACCTTGTCGATGCAATAAAGAACATAGACGGTGGAGCGAAAAAGGCAAGACTTCTTGATGACTTAACTCCAAAATTAGTGGTTTTAACGCTCCAGAAGGCAGGAACTCCAATTTTCCTCAATGCCCTCGATGTCGATGAAAACGGAAATGTTAAAATAGAATATATAAAGGAGATAATCGACGAATTCAATGAAATAATTGAAGACTACTGCATAGGCATAAGATCCGGAATATTCTCCAATGAGGAAGAGATAAAATCAGAATTTAATGATAAGGTAACCTCCGTTAACAGGGCTCTTGACCGTGTCAAAGAATGGGTTTAA
- the cas5 gene encoding CRISPR-associated protein Cas5 → MKAVRFIAEGLINSFRMPQTSVFQLTYLAPTKTQVAGFLANIMGKTEEEYYQLLDDIKVGIVPLYIESIFNDAWTFKKWKASGAGRDILQREKIYRGKFLIYTSAEEPLLGDIMKFLRYPSRIPSLGMDDELVLIRDIKKIEMEPKDDSVVHSVFTYNEGMKYEYCPKGDNVPLFPPRIITVNLNFDRKVTPRKPTDFVQVVESLGFEFDVRENKRVHLDREYAYNVEMI, encoded by the coding sequence ATGAAAGCAGTGAGGTTCATTGCAGAGGGCCTTATAAATTCTTTCAGGATGCCCCAGACATCAGTATTTCAGCTCACATACCTTGCACCCACAAAGACCCAGGTAGCGGGCTTCCTGGCAAATATCATGGGCAAAACTGAGGAAGAATACTACCAGCTCCTTGATGACATCAAAGTAGGGATAGTACCATTATACATAGAATCCATTTTCAATGATGCATGGACATTCAAAAAATGGAAGGCTAGTGGAGCCGGCAGGGACATATTACAACGCGAAAAGATTTACAGAGGCAAATTCCTGATTTACACTTCCGCTGAAGAGCCTCTCCTTGGGGATATCATGAAATTTTTAAGGTATCCCTCAAGGATACCCTCTCTTGGAATGGACGATGAACTGGTCCTGATAAGGGACATAAAAAAGATTGAAATGGAACCTAAAGATGATTCGGTTGTCCACAGTGTCTTTACTTACAATGAGGGAATGAAATACGAGTATTGCCCTAAAGGGGATAATGTGCCTCTATTTCCACCCAGGATAATAACAGTCAATCTTAACTTCGACAGGAAAGTAACCCCGCGGAAGCCCACGGATTTTGTCCAGGTGGTGGAGTCTCTGGGATTCGAATTTGATGTCAGGGAAAACAAAAGAGTTCATCTTGACAGGGAATATGCATACAACGTAGAAATGATCTGA
- the cas3 gene encoding CRISPR-associated helicase Cas3', whose protein sequence is MVELRDFVVKNKDKFVQIYDREPSFFEKNLIAKTGSEEPFTLQGHTEKALNALKDFLNENREVFDSFAERYNISKQSLLDVIFFSVFFHDLGKGTLEFYNDKILNKGKSYHPLYSIYFTHNLNLTIDDIDYVTLAILTHHTVLHDEIYSDEKFKDMDPPKFFKETLKFAETYPEYYKKFFKRECPYTFRFQISSENPYNLLRSNFSWNFDENGILDSLNIILSESNTSEKKRIREIYGFITGNLIRADWLASGSYITTREFISTDEFWEKIRLRANDKKRKFVKKAFQEEASRSRENLLIKIPTGEGKTEASLLWALNNVKNEHTKIIYTMPTQVTSNSMYKRLKSYFGDENVGILHGSSSIILKEEYDDNERIWKEKILNKTFSKPVTVSTLDAFVLSFFNVKKWPLSQLNIENCLLIIDEIHSYDWQMLGALKRILHELRVRGCKFTIMSATFPENIEKFLLEGIEYRMITENDLFDYRPFTLKTEKSQIIDKTDDIVRAFKEKKKVLVVTNTVSKSKEVYRNLKESGVFNTSKSFDKSTNLILYNSQFTKEDRKGKENEIEFKEKWKDKGLVLVATQVVEISLDIDFDVLFTEIAPLDALVQRAGRINRNKDPLRMGEIYVAMEIEAENKRGDWSYPYERNVIECSKTMVKEGTPSLGEMAEMVSDLYRSLFEIEQIHFEFKNKFKKGYDKYCTVIEKKGPYSVRFRTEDLEEISKLLALRNIDDRFAKIDVVPAVLAGDEDADRFENTVGIPKYLFINMLKEGRIDEMKRFYLVHGCSYTYESGLDLEEEDDWNFI, encoded by the coding sequence ATGGTTGAACTGCGGGACTTTGTAGTGAAAAATAAGGACAAGTTTGTTCAGATCTATGATAGGGAACCTTCTTTTTTTGAGAAGAACCTAATAGCAAAAACCGGTAGCGAGGAACCATTTACTCTCCAGGGACACACTGAAAAGGCTTTGAATGCCCTCAAGGATTTTTTAAATGAAAACAGGGAGGTTTTCGATTCATTTGCAGAAAGGTATAATATCAGTAAACAGTCTCTTCTGGATGTGATCTTTTTTTCAGTTTTCTTCCATGACCTTGGAAAGGGGACCCTTGAGTTCTATAATGACAAGATTCTCAACAAGGGAAAATCATACCATCCCCTTTACTCAATCTACTTTACACACAACCTTAACCTGACCATAGATGATATTGATTATGTTACGCTTGCAATACTTACACATCACACGGTTTTACATGATGAAATATACTCTGATGAAAAATTTAAGGACATGGATCCCCCCAAATTCTTCAAAGAAACCCTTAAGTTCGCTGAAACTTATCCGGAATACTATAAAAAATTTTTTAAAAGGGAGTGCCCTTACACATTCAGATTCCAGATATCATCTGAAAATCCTTATAACCTATTAAGATCCAATTTTTCATGGAATTTTGATGAAAACGGTATTTTAGACAGTCTTAATATTATTCTCAGCGAATCAAACACCTCAGAGAAGAAAAGAATAAGGGAGATTTATGGATTCATAACAGGTAACTTGATAAGGGCTGACTGGCTTGCCAGCGGTTCATATATAACCACCCGGGAATTTATCTCAACGGATGAATTCTGGGAAAAAATCAGACTCAGAGCCAATGATAAAAAAAGGAAATTTGTTAAAAAGGCCTTCCAGGAAGAAGCATCCAGGAGCCGTGAAAATCTCCTTATAAAGATACCTACAGGGGAGGGAAAGACAGAGGCATCACTACTCTGGGCCCTGAACAACGTGAAAAATGAACATACGAAAATCATATATACAATGCCCACACAGGTTACAAGTAATTCAATGTACAAACGACTTAAAAGTTACTTTGGGGATGAAAACGTAGGCATACTGCACGGGTCTTCATCGATTATACTTAAAGAAGAATACGATGATAATGAGAGGATATGGAAAGAAAAGATCCTGAATAAGACATTTTCAAAGCCCGTGACAGTATCAACATTGGACGCATTCGTTCTTAGTTTTTTCAACGTGAAAAAATGGCCCCTATCACAATTAAATATTGAGAACTGCCTCCTGATAATTGACGAGATACACTCCTATGACTGGCAGATGCTGGGAGCTCTTAAGAGAATATTACATGAACTCCGGGTTAGAGGCTGCAAGTTCACCATAATGAGCGCCACGTTTCCTGAAAACATTGAAAAGTTCCTCCTTGAGGGCATTGAATACAGGATGATAACTGAAAATGACCTTTTTGATTACAGGCCGTTCACTTTAAAAACAGAAAAATCCCAGATAATTGATAAAACAGATGATATAGTCCGTGCTTTCAAGGAAAAAAAGAAAGTTCTAGTAGTTACTAATACTGTAAGTAAGTCTAAAGAGGTTTATAGAAATTTGAAGGAGTCAGGAGTTTTTAATACAAGCAAATCTTTCGATAAAAGCACGAATCTCATACTTTACAATTCACAATTCACCAAAGAGGACAGAAAAGGCAAAGAGAATGAAATTGAATTTAAGGAAAAATGGAAGGATAAGGGGCTGGTTCTTGTTGCAACTCAGGTAGTTGAGATTTCTTTGGATATAGACTTTGACGTCCTCTTCACTGAAATAGCGCCACTTGACGCCCTAGTACAGAGGGCGGGGAGGATAAATAGGAATAAAGACCCCCTCAGGATGGGTGAGATTTATGTAGCAATGGAAATTGAAGCTGAAAATAAAAGAGGAGACTGGTCTTACCCATATGAAAGGAATGTGATAGAATGTTCAAAGACCATGGTTAAAGAGGGAACACCCTCCCTGGGTGAAATGGCTGAAATGGTATCGGATCTTTACAGATCTCTTTTTGAAATTGAACAGATTCACTTTGAATTTAAAAATAAATTTAAAAAGGGTTATGATAAGTACTGTACAGTTATAGAAAAAAAAGGCCCCTACAGTGTAAGGTTCAGGACAGAGGACCTTGAAGAGATTTCAAAGTTACTAGCCCTCAGGAACATTGATGATCGCTTCGCGAAAATCGATGTTGTTCCTGCAGTTCTTGCTGGTGATGAGGATGCTGACAGATTTGAAAACACGGTTGGAATACCTAAGTATCTCTTTATTAATATGCTAAAGGAGGGCAGGATAGACGAGATGAAAAGATTTTATCTTGTCCATGGTTGCAGTTACACTTACGAATCGGGTCTTGACCTTGAAGAAGAGGATGACTGGAATTTTATTTGA
- the cas4 gene encoding CRISPR-associated protein Cas4 gives MRVTGVMIQYYVACKRELWFFSKQINMNYDNEDILIGRMIHEKSYSRNNKSINFGDIAVDFINNKNLTVFEVKKSSKLEEPVRWQLYYYLWYIKKFTGKDVNGVILYPTERKREEVKLTRDIEREIERILDNIKKIIEEKNPPPAVFKPYCRRCSYYEFCTV, from the coding sequence ATGAGAGTAACCGGTGTGATGATACAGTACTATGTAGCATGCAAAAGGGAGCTCTGGTTTTTCTCCAAGCAGATAAACATGAACTATGATAACGAGGACATTCTGATTGGGAGAATGATACATGAAAAGAGTTATTCCAGAAATAATAAGAGTATAAATTTTGGGGATATCGCAGTAGATTTTATAAATAACAAAAATTTGACTGTTTTTGAGGTAAAAAAATCAAGTAAACTCGAAGAACCTGTGAGATGGCAGCTTTACTATTATTTATGGTACATTAAAAAATTCACGGGGAAGGATGTTAATGGAGTGATCCTTTACCCAACTGAGAGGAAGAGAGAAGAAGTTAAACTAACCAGGGATATCGAAAGAGAAATAGAAAGAATATTAGATAACATAAAGAAAATTATTGAAGAAAAAAATCCTCCGCCTGCTGTTTTTAAGCCTTACTGTCGTCGATGTAGCTATTATGAATTTTGTACCGTCTAA
- the cas1b gene encoding type I-B CRISPR-associated endonuclease Cas1b encodes MKDSLYITSHGMLSRRDNTLYFINKDVKKPLPVNRINEINCYGKVTLKSGASSMLMKMGVPVNFFNKYGYYEGSLYPRLQLNSGLVVVKQSEHYLDPDKRSEIAKEMVLGIKHNLLKSLKYYRKKGKDVDSYIDIIKKERVDGDVPQLMSSEGRMWNAYYQSFNTVLKKFKMVKREIRPPTTELNALISFGNSLLYVSALSEIYHTYLHPSISFLHEPAERRFSLSLDIADIFKPLIVGRVISKLVNNNMISEKDFERDIGVMLNDRGKRIFLKEYQNKLETTIKHPKIKRKVSYKYLMRLEAYKLIKHVLGDQQYESFKAWW; translated from the coding sequence ATGAAGGATTCCCTATACATAACTTCCCATGGGATGTTGTCTCGCCGTGACAACACGTTATACTTCATCAATAAAGACGTTAAAAAACCCCTGCCTGTCAACCGCATAAATGAAATAAACTGTTATGGAAAGGTTACTCTCAAATCAGGAGCATCTTCCATGCTGATGAAAATGGGGGTACCTGTTAATTTTTTCAATAAATATGGTTATTATGAAGGATCTCTATACCCTCGATTACAGCTTAACTCTGGCCTTGTTGTGGTAAAACAATCTGAACATTATCTTGATCCTGATAAGCGTTCAGAGATTGCTAAAGAGATGGTTCTTGGCATCAAACACAACCTGCTTAAGTCCCTGAAGTATTACAGAAAAAAGGGTAAGGATGTTGATTCATATATAGACATCATAAAAAAGGAGAGGGTGGACGGTGATGTCCCACAGTTGATGAGCAGCGAGGGGCGCATGTGGAATGCGTATTATCAGAGCTTTAACACTGTTTTGAAGAAATTTAAAATGGTTAAAAGGGAGATAAGACCCCCAACAACGGAACTTAATGCTTTAATCTCATTTGGAAATTCTCTTCTTTATGTGAGTGCATTGTCAGAAATCTATCATACTTACCTGCATCCTTCTATCAGCTTCCTCCATGAACCCGCCGAAAGGAGGTTTTCACTTTCTCTTGATATTGCAGATATTTTTAAGCCCCTAATAGTCGGCAGAGTAATATCCAAACTGGTCAATAATAATATGATTTCTGAGAAAGATTTTGAAAGAGATATTGGCGTGATGTTAAATGATAGAGGTAAGAGGATATTCTTGAAGGAATACCAGAATAAACTTGAAACCACCATAAAACATCCGAAAATCAAAAGAAAAGTTTCATATAAATATTTAATGAGATTGGAAGCATATAAGCTTATTAAGCATGTTTTAGGCGATCAGCAGTATGAGAGCTTTAAGGCATGGTGGTAA
- the cas2 gene encoding CRISPR-associated endonuclease Cas2, producing the protein MYLLVVYDVGDITRLNKVHKFLKTYLHWRQNSVFEGEISRAQFNAIKTGLKEIIDETSDSIIIYRLPNKNYLSIDIIGIEKNPIEFIL; encoded by the coding sequence ATGTATTTGCTTGTAGTTTATGACGTAGGAGACATCACTCGACTTAATAAAGTACATAAATTTTTGAAGACGTATCTTCACTGGAGACAGAACTCTGTATTTGAAGGTGAGATCAGCAGGGCACAGTTTAATGCAATAAAAACCGGCCTTAAAGAGATAATTGATGAAACTTCTGATTCCATCATAATCTACAGGTTGCCCAATAAGAATTATTTATCTATAGATATTATAGGAATTGAGAAAAACCCCATTGAATTCATTCTCTAG
- a CDS encoding haloacid dehalogenase yields the protein MKDIIGEIKKVLDEKDELREEALKITRKIIRLCGECIRAIHRNELNLAGEKLNKAGKLVEDLGRMLMGHPDLYYAGYVKSAHQEYVEALLFYNYVNDLEFPLPQEVGVPESQYLLGLGDFIGELRRYFLENLVKGDLEGAEKVCRSIKDFYDELSILEYPRSLVNIKHKQDNARYILERTLEDLIRAKGKID from the coding sequence ATGAAGGATATAATTGGCGAAATTAAGAAAGTGCTTGATGAGAAGGATGAATTGAGAGAGGAAGCCCTCAAGATAACGAGGAAGATAATAAGATTGTGTGGTGAATGTATAAGAGCTATACACAGAAATGAGTTAAATTTGGCTGGTGAAAAGCTTAATAAGGCTGGTAAATTGGTTGAAGATCTTGGGAGGATGCTGATGGGGCATCCTGATTTGTATTATGCCGGTTACGTTAAGAGTGCTCATCAGGAATATGTGGAGGCCCTATTATTTTATAATTATGTGAATGATTTGGAGTTTCCGTTGCCCCAGGAGGTTGGAGTGCCTGAGTCCCAATATTTGCTTGGTTTAGGCGATTTTATAGGGGAGCTTAGGAGATATTTCCTTGAAAATTTGGTTAAGGGTGATCTAGAAGGGGCTGAAAAGGTTTGTAGGTCGATTAAGGACTTTTATGACGAACTTTCAATATTAGAATATCCTAGGAGTCTTGTGAACATAAAGCATAAGCAAGATAATGCACGTTATATATTAGAGAGAACCCTTGAAGATCTTATAAGGGCTAAAGGGAAAATAGACTGA
- a CDS encoding pseudomurein-binding repeat-containing protein, which produces MLFACILLLNIGFVHAEENVTQNMPLTIQEYYQTSGSAEESPNMPEIRDQVTDDNTTNDNPSAPKIETDNKNEGSNELQAAAGSPTLNNKEIEDAAVRLDNFIKTNNRLPVYVTVAGEQVSPAEFLQLLTAYLTGKNLELKYVGLPVKSTGTNLKGSITKGDYIRLAGRVYNFIELNSRAPNFATFNNQMIKFESLVWLFARIISFKKANQRLPNYVNLENLNNIKSLPLSDNPTNSSANSTTGQIGEGGEDSSGTGGNSSISISGVLSAAKNLKSFIESNKRLPAYVTVSNQNLTVAQFFELMLKVIVQLNSGQTSPLTPRTVTEAPNPSGSATGQITKSEYIQVINKVLDFIKAYGRAPNYATANIGSISYPNMVYATSRILAFYSDNQRLPNYVTITDFSGQNSGLSQYLAATANCQVNDPSIQALAARLTAGLTSAWDKAKAVFNWVRDNISYSFYYNTRYGAVGTLKYRTGNCCDQAHLVVALARAAGLPARYVHGICTFSSGTYGHVWAQIYINGVWYNADPTSTRNSLGVINNWNTATATIRGVYASLPF; this is translated from the coding sequence ATGCTCTTTGCATGCATACTACTATTAAACATTGGATTCGTTCATGCAGAGGAAAATGTCACGCAAAACATGCCTCTGACAATCCAAGAATATTATCAGACTTCAGGATCTGCAGAGGAAAGCCCTAACATGCCCGAAATCCGGGATCAGGTAACAGATGACAACACCACTAACGATAATCCTTCAGCGCCCAAAATTGAAACAGATAACAAGAATGAGGGCTCAAATGAATTGCAAGCAGCGGCCGGATCCCCTACCTTGAACAATAAAGAAATTGAAGATGCAGCAGTCCGATTGGACAATTTCATCAAAACCAATAACAGACTACCAGTCTATGTTACGGTTGCTGGAGAACAGGTAAGCCCCGCAGAATTTCTCCAACTCCTGACAGCATACCTTACCGGCAAAAATCTCGAACTAAAATACGTGGGATTACCAGTTAAATCCACAGGGACGAACCTCAAAGGTTCAATAACCAAGGGAGATTACATTAGATTGGCAGGGAGGGTATATAATTTTATTGAGTTAAATTCGAGAGCGCCGAATTTCGCAACATTCAATAATCAGATGATCAAATTCGAATCTCTAGTATGGCTATTTGCGAGGATCATAAGCTTCAAGAAAGCTAACCAGAGACTACCCAATTATGTGAACCTGGAAAACCTGAACAACATTAAAAGTTTACCTTTAAGTGACAATCCTACCAATTCTAGTGCCAATTCAACAACGGGCCAAATAGGGGAAGGCGGTGAAGATTCTAGTGGAACAGGTGGCAATTCAAGTATAAGCATATCAGGGGTTTTATCAGCGGCCAAAAACTTGAAAAGTTTCATTGAAAGTAACAAGAGATTACCAGCATATGTTACAGTCTCTAATCAGAATTTAACTGTTGCACAGTTCTTTGAATTAATGTTAAAGGTGATAGTCCAGTTAAATTCTGGTCAGACAAGCCCGCTAACCCCTAGGACGGTCACGGAGGCTCCGAATCCTTCAGGTTCTGCCACGGGACAAATCACAAAATCGGAATACATACAAGTAATAAATAAGGTTCTAGATTTCATCAAAGCCTATGGTAGGGCTCCAAATTATGCCACGGCAAACATTGGTAGCATATCATATCCTAACATGGTCTATGCCACCAGTAGGATACTCGCCTTCTACAGTGACAACCAAAGATTACCCAATTATGTTACTATAACAGACTTTTCTGGTCAAAACAGTGGACTTAGTCAATATCTTGCTGCCACAGCAAACTGTCAAGTGAATGATCCCAGTATCCAGGCATTGGCCGCTAGGCTGACAGCCGGTCTTACAAGCGCATGGGATAAGGCGAAGGCCGTCTTTAACTGGGTCCGTGACAATATAAGCTACAGCTTCTACTATAATACAAGGTATGGTGCTGTTGGAACCCTAAAATATCGGACTGGTAACTGTTGTGACCAGGCGCATCTTGTCGTGGCACTTGCCAGGGCGGCCGGTTTACCGGCACGTTATGTGCATGGGATCTGCACATTCTCCAGCGGAACCTACGGGCATGTCTGGGCGCAAATCTACATCAATGGTGTATGGTATAACGCGGATCCGACAAGTACCAGGAACAGCCTCGGTGTGATAAACAATTGGAACACGGCAACAGCTACTATTAGAGGGGTGTACGCCAGCTTACCCTTCTAA
- a CDS encoding acylphosphatase, giving the protein MKVRAHIFISGRVQGVFFRYRTQDVAMDHNVKGWVRNLPDGRVEAVLEGEKDDVEKVIEFCKVGPPGARVTNLEIEWEPYKGEFKNFQIHY; this is encoded by the coding sequence ATGAAGGTTAGAGCCCATATATTTATCAGTGGCAGGGTGCAGGGTGTTTTTTTCAGATATAGAACCCAGGATGTTGCAATGGACCATAATGTGAAAGGTTGGGTGCGTAACCTCCCGGATGGTAGAGTTGAAGCCGTCCTCGAAGGCGAAAAGGATGACGTGGAGAAGGTAATAGAGTTCTGCAAAGTAGGACCACCCGGGGCAAGGGTCACCAACCTAGAAATAGAATGGGAACCATACAAGGGAGAATTCAAAAACTTCCAGATACACTACTAA
- a CDS encoding zinc-ribbon domain-containing protein, with product MVYCPKCGKKNEEDAEFCSACGTPLQMVKPKGGTCFGQPEEGYKEECFGIPHGGLIVGVIFGTLLIIIGISAILKIDIGYIIGPFIMITIGILIIVGALYKTRQKS from the coding sequence ATGGTATATTGTCCAAAATGTGGTAAGAAGAATGAAGAAGATGCAGAATTCTGCTCAGCCTGTGGAACACCCCTACAAATGGTGAAACCAAAGGGGGGCACGTGTTTCGGCCAACCAGAGGAAGGTTACAAGGAAGAATGCTTCGGGATACCCCATGGGGGTTTGATAGTGGGTGTGATCTTCGGAACACTCCTCATCATCATCGGAATATCAGCCATACTAAAAATAGACATCGGATACATAATAGGCCCATTCATAATGATAACCATAGGAATACTCATCATAGTCGGCGCACTATACAAAACTCGCCAAAAAAGCTAA
- a CDS encoding B12-binding domain-containing radical SAM protein: MAEHKYHFKMMAGKRRYALIEASRGCDHHCSFCSQWKHWRGWRAKSPQRIADEIEHLYNEYGTDFLWFTDDNLGSGKRIERLCDELIKRDIDDLMWFVQARSDDIIKNRNILPRMRKAGNYWIMAGLERHDDSTLQDFNKNIRTSDAKISMDLLKENDIFAQATFIIGGEKIPTNPWRSCENSLT, translated from the coding sequence GTGGCAGAACATAAATATCATTTTAAGATGATGGCTGGTAAAAGAAGATATGCTCTTATAGAAGCTTCGCGTGGGTGTGACCATCATTGCAGTTTCTGTTCACAATGGAAACATTGGAGGGGTTGGAGGGCTAAGTCACCCCAGCGTATAGCCGATGAAATAGAGCATCTATACAACGAATATGGGACCGACTTTTTATGGTTTACTGATGATAACCTGGGTTCAGGGAAAAGAATTGAAAGATTATGCGACGAATTAATAAAAAGGGACATTGATGATCTGATGTGGTTTGTCCAGGCTAGAAGCGATGATATTATCAAAAACAGGAATATATTGCCTAGGATGAGAAAAGCCGGTAATTATTGGATCATGGCCGGATTAGAAAGACATGATGATTCAACCCTTCAAGACTTCAATAAGAATATTAGAACATCTGATGCTAAGATCTCCATGGATCTTTTAAAGGAGAATGATATATTTGCCCAGGCAACATTCATTATAGGGGGAGAAAAGATTCCCACAAATCCCTGGAGGAGTTGCGAGAATTCGCTAACATGA
- the trmY gene encoding tRNA (pseudouridine(54)-N(1))-methyltransferase TrmY has translation MRGFLVIGNKASTSPFSLKNIPGAGRMDILCRCISQAIFLSHSIRRSVEVYLLLLGDPNPPRVVKIKSDEVKRMSPDERSVAGLIRKALKFKAGEKWVETNSGILTSKKNLKRLLEELSNSYKIYYMREDGKDLRKLTDKMENPLFILGDHLGVKKEDEKLILQFAKDIVRVSNRSLMAEQCITIANYELDRVTKY, from the coding sequence ATGAGAGGTTTTCTCGTTATAGGAAATAAGGCCAGTACTAGTCCCTTTAGCCTGAAGAACATTCCAGGGGCTGGGCGCATGGATATCCTCTGTCGTTGCATTTCACAGGCCATTTTCTTGTCCCATTCTATAAGAAGATCCGTGGAGGTTTATCTTCTCCTACTTGGCGACCCTAACCCCCCAAGGGTTGTGAAGATTAAAAGTGACGAGGTTAAGAGAATGTCACCTGATGAAAGGAGTGTTGCAGGGCTTATAAGAAAAGCTTTAAAATTTAAAGCAGGAGAAAAATGGGTTGAAACAAACTCCGGAATCCTCACCTCAAAAAAGAACCTTAAAAGATTACTAGAAGAACTCTCCAACTCCTATAAAATATATTATATGAGAGAAGATGGGAAAGATTTAAGGAAATTAACAGATAAAATGGAAAACCCACTCTTTATATTGGGCGATCACCTTGGAGTTAAAAAAGAAGATGAAAAACTAATACTCCAATTTGCAAAGGATATCGTCAGAGTCTCAAACCGTTCTTTAATGGCCGAACAATGTATAACAATTGCAAATTATGAACTTGACAGAGTCACCAAATATTAA